In a genomic window of Spirosoma agri:
- a CDS encoding THUMP-like domain-containing protein: MITISPVEKHFISTHSTDDVQALSLRQHPADIDIKKVVAQLAARQKARDKLPTWYANDRLVFPPALSVEQASSEQTAHYKASLVSGELLVDLTGGMGVDTWAFAQRVDRVVYVEQRADLAEIAAHNLPLLEASNADVRTGDGPEIIAQWPETADWLYLDPHRRNDQGGKVVQLADCEPDVTRPGVLSALLKKSHRILLKASPLLSVDTAIQQLVSVESVHIVAVQGEVKEILLVIGKQPVAAAAIEVTAINMTVRGTTSFRFVKGDEASASVTLSDPLQYVYEPNAAVLKAGAFRLVGDRFGLFKLAPNSHLYTSDVLKPDFPGRSFLVEAVSKPDRKTLQKLLPSMKANLTVRNFPQSVADLRKKLGLREGGDTYILATTLQNGDKRLLITRKSD; the protein is encoded by the coding sequence TTGATCACTATTTCTCCAGTCGAAAAGCACTTCATCAGCACGCACAGTACCGACGATGTGCAGGCATTATCCTTACGCCAGCACCCCGCCGACATCGACATCAAAAAAGTAGTTGCTCAGCTTGCGGCCCGGCAAAAAGCCCGTGATAAACTGCCTACCTGGTATGCGAACGATAGGTTGGTGTTTCCGCCCGCGTTGTCGGTTGAGCAGGCTTCTTCCGAGCAGACCGCGCACTACAAAGCCTCGCTGGTAAGTGGTGAGCTGCTGGTTGATCTTACGGGGGGTATGGGCGTAGATACGTGGGCTTTTGCGCAGCGGGTTGATCGGGTCGTATACGTAGAACAACGAGCCGATCTGGCTGAAATCGCAGCCCATAATCTGCCGCTTCTGGAGGCATCGAACGCCGACGTCAGAACGGGCGATGGGCCGGAAATCATTGCCCAGTGGCCCGAAACGGCGGACTGGCTTTACCTGGACCCTCACCGTCGGAACGATCAGGGCGGAAAAGTTGTCCAGTTAGCGGATTGCGAACCGGACGTGACCCGGCCCGGTGTCCTGTCGGCCTTATTAAAAAAGAGTCACCGAATTTTACTGAAGGCTTCGCCGTTACTCAGTGTGGACACCGCCATCCAGCAATTGGTTTCGGTAGAATCGGTTCACATTGTGGCGGTGCAGGGCGAGGTGAAAGAAATACTCCTGGTGATCGGTAAACAACCCGTTGCGGCAGCAGCAATCGAGGTTACAGCCATCAATATGACTGTTCGGGGAACTACTAGCTTCCGGTTTGTGAAAGGCGATGAAGCCAGCGCCAGCGTTACCCTGAGCGATCCGTTGCAGTACGTTTATGAACCGAATGCGGCTGTATTAAAAGCGGGTGCCTTTCGGCTGGTTGGTGATCGGTTTGGTTTGTTCAAACTGGCCCCTAACAGTCATTTGTACACTAGTGACGTCCTGAAGCCGGATTTCCCTGGCCGCTCATTTCTGGTTGAGGCTGTTAGTAAACCGGATCGAAAAACACTGCAAAAACTGTTACCATCCATGAAAGCGAACCTGACCGTCCGGAATTTTCCACAATCGGTGGCCGACTTGCGTAAAAAGCTGGGATTACGCGAAGGAGGTGATACATATATTCTGGCAACAACCCTACAAAACGGCGATAAGCGGCTCTTGATTACGCGGAAAAGCGACTAA